One Pseudomonadota bacterium genomic window, GTCGGAGAGGCGCAGCCCGATAGTCTCGTCGCCCCGGAGCGCGACAGGCGACGGCGCGGTGGCGAGCGGATCGAAGATCGACGCGCGGGTTTCGTGGGCGCGATCGAAGCCCAGGCCGTTGAACCCCACGAGGGAGATCCGCGCGAGCATCGGATCGAGCGTCGCGAACAGGCCGCGCAGGAGAGCGCCGGAGTCGCGCTCGGTGAGCTCGGCGCGGATCGTCGTCAGGTCGTAGTCGAGCGGCCCAGCGCGCAGGCGGCGCGAGAGGAGCGATACGATCTGGAGCTCTTCCCCGAACGGGCCGAAGCGGTGCTCGCGGATCCGCACCTCGCGGCCGACGTAGGCGCCGTCGACGTAGACTCGGTAGACGGCGTGAAGGGGCGGGGTCTCGCCGCAAGAGCTCGATGGTGACGGCGGCTCGGGCGGAGGACTCGGCGTCGCGGGGCTCGTCGCGGGGAGCGTCGCCGGCCCGCAGGCGGAGAGCGCGGCGAAAAGGGGGAGAAGCGCGATCCGCAGGCGCCGCACGCGTCACCTCACGAGGGAGTACAGCAGCACGATAGGCGCGCCGAACATCAGGGCGTCGAGGCGATCGAGCACGCCGCCGTGGCCGGGGATGAGCCGCCCGGAGTCCTTCACCCCGAAGCCGCGTTTGACGAGCGACTCGGCGAGATCCCCGAGCTGACCGCAAACCGAGAGCGGCACGCCGAGCGCGACGATCTCCCACCAAAGGAGATCCGGGAGCGCGACGAGCTTGAACGCGGCGACCGCGGCCACCGTGCCCGCGACCCCGCCGAACGCGCCGGCCCAGGTCTTGCCCGGGCTGACGCGCGGGGCGAGCTTCCGCTTTCCGAGAAGCCGACCGAACGCGTACGCGAACGTGTCGCTCGCGACGATCCCGAGGACGAGGAGGAGGATCCAGGTGCGGCCGGTCTCCGCCGCCGGGCCCGCCGGCGGCAGCGCGACCGATGTCATCGGATGGAGCAGGGAGATCGATCCGAGCAGGGCGCCGCAGTAGGTCGCCCCGAACGCGGCGAACGCGGCGCGGGAGGTCGCAACCGAGGTCTCGGCCCTCGCCGAGAGCGCGAGGCCGAGCAGGAGAGAGACCGGCGCGATCGCGAGGAGCGCCGCGAGGGGCGCGGCCGGGACGACGAACGCGAGGGAGACCGCGGCCGACGAGAGGGCGGCGAGCAGGGCGACCGCGATCCTGGACCAGAGCGGGCGGCCCGGCCCGGAGATCGCGGCGAGCTCGAGCCCGGCGAGGAAGGCGACGAGCGCGAGGGAGAGCGCGATCGACCACGCCGGGCCCCGGAGCACCAGGATCGTGACGACCGCGACGAGAAGCGAGCCGGAGATGAGCCTTTTCGCCAGGTTGGACATCACTTCCCCACGGCGCCGAAGCGGCGGTTGCGGCCGGAGAAGCCGGCGAGCGCGGCGTCGAGATCCTCCTCGGAGAAGTCCGGCCACAGGACGTCGCAGAAGTACAGCTCCGCGTACGCGAGCCCCCACAGGAGGAAGTTGGAGATCCGGAGCTCGCCGGATGTCCGGATGAGGAGATCGACCGCCCCGAGCGGGGCGGACCAGAGGTGCTTCGCGAAGGTATCGAGATCGATGCACGCCGGGTCGAGCGCGCCTGTCGAGACAAGGGTCGCAACCGTTTTTGCGGCCGCAACGATCTCTTCCTGGCCGCCGTAGGAGAGGGCGAGGCAGAGCGTCATGCCGGTGTTGCCGGAGGATTCGGAGAGGAGCGCCTCGAGCGCCCTTCTCGGAGAGTCGGGGAGCGACGCGATATCGCCGATCGCCACGAGGCGGATCCCGTTGTCGAGGATCGTCCGGCGCTCCGACTTGAGGTACTCGCCGAGGAGCGCCATGAGCGCCTGGACCTCGAGGGACGGGCGGACCCAGTTCTGTGAGGAGAACGCAAACAGAGTCAGAAAGGAGATCCCGCGCTTGCGGCATGCGGTCACGATGCGATCGACCGCCTTCGCCCCCTCCCGGTGACCGGCCACGCGCGGGAGGCCGCGGGACCGGGCCCAGCGTCCGTTCCCGTCCATGATGATTCCCACGTGTTTGGGGAGGGCGCGCGGTGGTTCGACCATGGTGGAAGGATCTATCACGAAGATCTTTACCGGAAAAGGGCGCGCGTTCATATTGAGCGGGGGAAGAAGGAGCGCGAATGCCAGCCGAAGATCTGTACCGAATCCTCGGGGTCGAGAGGAACGCGACCGAGGCCGACATCAAGAAGACGTACCGGCGGCTGGCGCGAGAGCTCCACCCGGACAAGAACAAGGGGAACAAGGAGTCCGAGGAGCGGTTCAAGAAGGTCTCGGCCGCGTACGCCGTGCTCGGTAACGCCGACAAGCGGAAACTCTACGACAAGTACGGCATCGATGGGCTCCGTGACGGGTTCGACCCGAAGATGTGGGAGCAGGCGCAAGGGTTCGGGAGGCGGTCCGGCGGAGCGGAGGGGCCGGTGGACTTCGGCGGCTTCACGGGGTTCGGCGGGATGGAGGATCTGTTCGAAACCCTGTTCGGGGGCGCGGCGCGGGGGGGAAGGGGGGCGGGGGGCGGGCGCCGGGTCGAGTGGCGGGCCGAGCCGCGGGGGAAGCCGGTCGAGACGCGCTCCCACATGGAGGTCGATCTCCTCGACGCCGTGCGCGGCCGGGAAATGCAGATCGTCGTCCCGATCGAAGGGGAACGACGCAGCCTGAAGGTCAAGCTCCCGCAGGGAATCGAGAGCGGGAAGAGCATCCGGCTGCGCGGGCAGGGGGGCGCCGCCGGGAGGCGGGGAGGGCGGGGCGATCTCATCATCGAGATCCAGGTTAAAGAAAACGATATCTACGCGAGGAAGGGGTTGGACCTCATCAAGAGGGAAGACGTCACCGTGGGACACGCGTTCTTCGGCGGACCGTTGAGCGTCGAGACGCCCTGGGGAAGGGGCAAGATCAACGTGCCCCCGGGGACCCGCGGGGGAAACCGGCTGCGAATCCGGGGGCATGGAGTGAGAAGCGGCGGCGAAGCCGGCGATCTGTACGTGCAAATCAACATCGTGCTGCCCGAGGCGCGGGACGAGGGGACCGAAGAGGCCGTGCGGAGCCTGGAGGCCCGCTACCCGGCGAGGTAGCGCCGTGTTTCACGTGAAGCGGGGCTCCGGGACCGCCGTTTCATGTGCAACGATTCCCCGTAACACATCGTAAATATTGGCATCTCTCTCCTTGTCAACACCTTGCGCACCTGATATCAACACCTTTGCCACAGGGTTTTGCGGGGCGGGGTATCATGCCTGACGACAAGAGCGAGCGGGACGAGCGCCGGGCCGTGGTCCTCCTCTCCGGGGGGATGGACTCGGCGGTGGTGCTCGCCATGGCGATCCGGCAGGGGTTCGCGGCGCACGCGCTGACCTTCCGCTACGGTCAGCGGCACGCGGTCGAGCTCGAGGCCGCGCGCACGGTCGCGACGGCGCTCGGGGCCGTGGAGCATCTCGTGATAGACCTCGACCTCGCACGCTTCGGCGGATCGGCGCTCACCTCGGCGGATCCGATCCCGAAAGGCGGAGCGGGAGCGATCCCCGCAACGTACGTTCCGGCGCGCAACGCGGTGTTCCTGGCGCTCGCCGCCTCGTTGGCCGAAGCGAGAGGCGCGCGCGACGTGTTCATCGGCGTGTCGGCGGTGGACTATTCGGGCTACCCGGATTGCCGCCCCGAGTTCATCCGCGCGTTCGAGGCCGCGCTGAACCTCGGCACGCGCGCGGGGGCGACCGGCACCCCTCTTCGCGTGCACGCGCCGCTGC contains:
- a CDS encoding phosphatidate cytidylyltransferase, which codes for MSNLAKRLISGSLLVAVVTILVLRGPAWSIALSLALVAFLAGLELAAISGPGRPLWSRIAVALLAALSSAAVSLAFVVPAAPLAALLAIAPVSLLLGLALSARAETSVATSRAAFAAFGATYCGALLGSISLLHPMTSVALPPAGPAAETGRTWILLLVLGIVASDTFAYAFGRLLGKRKLAPRVSPGKTWAGAFGGVAGTVAAVAAFKLVALPDLLWWEIVALGVPLSVCGQLGDLAESLVKRGFGVKDSGRLIPGHGGVLDRLDALMFGAPIVLLYSLVR
- the uppS gene encoding polyprenyl diphosphate synthase, with the translated sequence MVEPPRALPKHVGIIMDGNGRWARSRGLPRVAGHREGAKAVDRIVTACRKRGISFLTLFAFSSQNWVRPSLEVQALMALLGEYLKSERRTILDNGIRLVAIGDIASLPDSPRRALEALLSESSGNTGMTLCLALSYGGQEEIVAAAKTVATLVSTGALDPACIDLDTFAKHLWSAPLGAVDLLIRTSGELRISNFLLWGLAYAELYFCDVLWPDFSEEDLDAALAGFSGRNRRFGAVGK
- a CDS encoding DnaJ domain-containing protein; its protein translation is MPAEDLYRILGVERNATEADIKKTYRRLARELHPDKNKGNKESEERFKKVSAAYAVLGNADKRKLYDKYGIDGLRDGFDPKMWEQAQGFGRRSGGAEGPVDFGGFTGFGGMEDLFETLFGGAARGGRGAGGGRRVEWRAEPRGKPVETRSHMEVDLLDAVRGREMQIVVPIEGERRSLKVKLPQGIESGKSIRLRGQGGAAGRRGGRGDLIIEIQVKENDIYARKGLDLIKREDVTVGHAFFGGPLSVETPWGRGKINVPPGTRGGNRLRIRGHGVRSGGEAGDLYVQINIVLPEARDEGTEEAVRSLEARYPAR
- the queC gene encoding 7-cyano-7-deazaguanine synthase QueC — its product is MPDDKSERDERRAVVLLSGGMDSAVVLAMAIRQGFAAHALTFRYGQRHAVELEAARTVATALGAVEHLVIDLDLARFGGSALTSADPIPKGGAGAIPATYVPARNAVFLALAASLAEARGARDVFIGVSAVDYSGYPDCRPEFIRAFEAALNLGTRAGATGTPLRVHAPLLELSKADTVRAGLELGIDFGLTRSCYDPDDRGAPCGACDACRLRALGFDGAGASDPVVRLRKPR